One window of Medicago truncatula cultivar Jemalong A17 chromosome 2, MtrunA17r5.0-ANR, whole genome shotgun sequence genomic DNA carries:
- the LOC25486144 gene encoding myosin heavy chain, muscle gives MASNTTTLHNQVHSSGHSIIPTALHRQKHRNSAIAIALRRRGTHKKYSGISSPVNFRQGFVKNEISARKLAAGLWQLRFVEVSGDGGAAIGDEPFRSSKSKLAYRNVNYQNSKDKFKVTKDQKRKPVTILRSRNGLLCELEAFMPFIKSSKEGKTKLADDQHDSIVTVLLEELLRAQRSINKLKAERNSSKKKVEQFLQNLQDEKVLWKCNEHKKIEKMLDELKDKLTRERRSRERMELLNTKLLHELDVGNESTAQFMKNYEKEKRERKLTEEVCHELTKQIGEDKTKIEKLMRDSIKIYKEVEDEREMMQMTEQWREVRVQMKLDDAKNVLEEKYNQMVELIAYLQMFLRSKGDEANQKEIEDARLIKQVVESVNIQQILELSYNFSKSDDVFPIYEECREKVGKEYSPASNQVASCRNDETMISHTKYSQHRMENNMIGETTTSLCKDYSVEGSFKHFELLKQANSTDHNINPHIARGMKGCIEWPRVIPKPNLKVIPLEERVKSQKSQLQHILKPKAF, from the exons ATGGCATCCAACACCACCACCCTTCACAACCAAGTCCATTCCTCCGGCCATTCCATTATTCCAACAGCACTCCATCGTCAGAAACATCGAAATTCAGCCATCGCCATCGCTCTTCGCCGTAGAGGTACTCATAAGAAATATTCAGGTATTAGCTCCCCTGTGAATTTCAGACAAGGTTTCGTGAAAAATGAGATTTCTGCTAGGAAGCTCGCAGCTGGTTTGTGGCAGTTGCGGTTTGTTGAAGTCTCTGGTGATGGCGGTGCTGCTATCGGTGATGAACCGTTTCGTTCTTCCAAGTCAAAG CTAGCTTATAGAAATGTgaattatcaaaattcaaaagacAAATTCAAAGTGACAAAAGATCAGAAAAGAAAGCCGGTAACCATCTTGCGTTCAAGAAATGGACTTCTATGTGAG CTTGAAGCCTTTATGCCATTTATCAAATCTTCAAAAGAAGGGAAAACAAAATTAGCAGATGATCAACATGACTCTATCGTCACCGTTTTGCTTGAAGAACTCCTTCGAGCTCAAAGGTCGATTAATAAACTTAAAGCAGAACGGAATTCCTCCAAGAAAAAAGTCGAACAATTTTTGCAGAATCTCCAAGACGAAAAAGTGTTATGGAAATGCAATGAACACAAGAAGATTGAAAAAATGCTAGATGAGTTAAAGGATAAGTTAACAAGGGAGAGAAGAAGTAGAGAGAGGATGGAGTTGCTGAATACCAAATTGTTGCATGAATTGGATGTAGGTAACGAATCCACTGCGCAGTTTATGAAAAACTacgaaaaagaaaagagagaaaggaaaCTAACAGAGGAAGTGTGTCATGAATTGACCAAACAAATAGGAGAAGACAAAACTAAGATTGAGAAGCTTATGAGGGACTcaataaaaatttacaaggaAGTTGAAGATGAGAGGGAGATGATGCAAATGACCGAGCAATGGCGCGAAGTACGCGTGCAAATGAAGCTAGACGATGCAAAAAATGTACTTGAAGAGAAATATAATCAAATGGTAGAGTTGATTGCTtatcttcaaatgtttttaaGATCAAAAGGTGATGAAGCTAACCAGAAGGAAATTGAGGATGCTAGGTTGATCAAACAAGTGGTTGAATCGGTAAACATTCAACAAATTCTAGAACTTTCGTATAATTTCTCAAAATCAGATGATGTATTTCCAATCTATGAGGAATGTAGAGAAAAAGTAGGTAAGGAATATTCTCCCGCCTCTAATCAAGTAGCTTCGTGCCGCAACGATGAAACAATGATTTCTCACACGAAATATTCTCAACATAGAATGGAAAACAACATGATTGGTGAAACTACTACTTCTTTATGTAAAGATTACTCTGTTGAAGGTAGCTTCAAACACTTTGAATTATTGAAACAAGCAAACTCAACAGATCACAACATCAATCCTCACATAGCTCGTGGGATGAAAGGATGCATAGAATGGCCAAGAGTTATTCCAAAACCTAATTTGAAAGTTATTCCTTTGGAAGAAAGAGTGAAAAGTCAGAAATCTCAGTTGCAACATATTCTTAAGCCAAAGGCTTTTTAA